Proteins found in one Actinokineospora alba genomic segment:
- a CDS encoding glycoside hydrolase family 31 protein encodes MNLTLQGTRPAARRKRRTIAAATVALLGASVLTAGLAHAVTPHPEIPLDKNNLQTLTVQGVTPTADGATFDLGGYLGLVRLYSEDVLKISVQPKGKAEYFSPAIQKKDWGTPKFKHNRSKKNYTLKTDKITVEISMDRFGVRVLDPQGNVINADDMAYGSGYEAGKPYVFKKTEPGEDFYGFGEQTRGLNKRGDSIRMWNTDNYAYSPTEKYLYASIPFFMGLKPNGHAYGVFFDNTHRSYFEMASERDDYYYFYADGGDLNYYFFNGPDIPNVLESYTELTGRYQQPPNWSLGWQQSSWGYEPAQKIVDVAKGYRDRGIPLDTMNLDIDYMDEFRVFTWGEGFENPEALDAQLESMGISTVTINDPAVKVDDGYSVYDSGNDIGAWATNPDGSDYVGSVWPGPSKFPDFTRQDVRNWWADHHGTLLDRGVEGIWLDMNEPAVFDNEYHTIPNDTEFNHGTQQATEIHNLYGMLETHATTQGFEQFQPNQRPFILTRDMYAGSQRDAALWTGDNVSTWDHLAMSLPMQMNIGLSGVPHVGSDIGGFAGQATPELMARWLQAGAFYPHARVHYQGHGNEGYSQEPWSFGPEVEAIAKKYISLRYQLMPYLVTAFHEASVTGAPVQRPLVYEFQNDPKVRDLDHEFMWGDDLLVAPVVQQGATSREVYLPAGSKWTDWWTGKSFEGGQTITAAAPLDVLPIYVQSNSIVANRAVQQFHDEKPLTDLVLDAWVDTAAKSTVYEDDGATKDHQKGEFDETEFSATRSGQDITLEKRMAHDGYDSTVTTVTWRLHDVPAPKGATAATVSYDPNTKIATVTAPAAATAVKVHF; translated from the coding sequence ATGAATCTCACACTCCAAGGGACGCGCCCAGCCGCGCGGCGAAAGCGGCGGACCATCGCCGCGGCCACCGTCGCCCTGCTCGGCGCCTCCGTGCTCACCGCGGGCCTCGCGCACGCGGTCACTCCGCATCCGGAAATCCCGCTGGACAAGAACAACCTGCAAACCCTCACGGTCCAGGGTGTGACCCCGACCGCGGACGGCGCCACCTTCGACCTCGGCGGCTACCTCGGCCTGGTCCGGCTCTATTCCGAGGACGTCCTGAAGATCTCGGTGCAGCCCAAGGGTAAAGCCGAATACTTTTCGCCCGCGATTCAGAAAAAGGACTGGGGCACTCCGAAGTTCAAGCACAACCGGTCGAAGAAGAACTACACCCTCAAGACCGACAAGATCACCGTCGAGATTTCCATGGACCGATTCGGCGTCCGCGTTCTCGACCCCCAGGGAAATGTGATCAACGCCGACGACATGGCGTACGGATCGGGCTACGAGGCGGGCAAGCCCTATGTGTTCAAGAAGACCGAGCCGGGCGAGGACTTCTACGGCTTCGGTGAGCAGACCAGGGGCCTGAACAAGCGGGGCGACAGCATCCGCATGTGGAACACCGACAACTACGCCTACTCGCCCACGGAGAAGTACCTCTACGCCAGCATCCCGTTCTTCATGGGCCTCAAGCCCAACGGCCACGCGTACGGCGTCTTCTTCGACAACACGCACCGGTCGTACTTCGAGATGGCCAGTGAGCGCGACGACTACTACTACTTCTACGCCGACGGCGGCGACCTGAACTACTACTTCTTCAACGGCCCCGACATCCCGAACGTGCTGGAGAGCTACACCGAGCTCACCGGCCGCTACCAGCAGCCGCCGAACTGGTCGCTGGGCTGGCAGCAGAGCTCGTGGGGCTACGAGCCCGCCCAGAAGATCGTCGACGTCGCCAAGGGCTACCGCGACCGCGGCATCCCGCTGGACACGATGAACCTCGACATCGACTACATGGACGAGTTCCGCGTGTTCACCTGGGGCGAGGGGTTCGAGAACCCCGAGGCTCTCGACGCGCAACTGGAGTCGATGGGCATCAGCACGGTGACCATCAACGACCCGGCGGTGAAGGTCGACGACGGCTACAGCGTCTACGACTCGGGCAACGACATCGGCGCGTGGGCGACCAACCCCGACGGCTCGGACTACGTCGGCTCGGTCTGGCCCGGCCCGTCGAAGTTCCCCGACTTCACCCGCCAGGACGTGCGCAACTGGTGGGCGGACCACCACGGCACCCTGCTCGACCGCGGTGTCGAAGGCATCTGGCTCGACATGAACGAGCCCGCCGTGTTCGACAACGAGTACCACACGATCCCCAACGACACCGAGTTCAACCACGGCACCCAGCAGGCCACCGAGATCCACAACCTGTACGGGATGCTGGAGACCCACGCGACCACGCAGGGCTTCGAGCAGTTCCAGCCCAACCAGCGGCCGTTCATCCTGACCCGCGACATGTACGCGGGCTCGCAGCGCGACGCCGCGCTGTGGACCGGCGACAACGTCAGCACCTGGGACCACCTGGCCATGTCCCTGCCGATGCAGATGAACATCGGCCTCTCCGGCGTGCCGCACGTCGGCAGCGACATCGGTGGCTTCGCCGGGCAGGCCACACCGGAGCTGATGGCCCGCTGGCTGCAGGCGGGCGCGTTCTACCCGCACGCCCGCGTCCACTACCAGGGACACGGCAACGAGGGCTACTCGCAGGAGCCGTGGTCGTTCGGCCCCGAGGTCGAGGCGATCGCCAAGAAGTACATCAGCCTGCGGTACCAGCTGATGCCGTACCTCGTCACCGCCTTCCACGAGGCCTCGGTGACCGGTGCGCCCGTGCAGCGGCCGCTGGTCTACGAGTTCCAGAACGACCCCAAGGTCCGCGACCTCGACCACGAGTTCATGTGGGGCGACGACCTGCTCGTCGCGCCGGTCGTGCAGCAGGGCGCCACCAGCCGCGAGGTGTACCTGCCCGCGGGTTCCAAGTGGACGGACTGGTGGACCGGCAAGAGCTTCGAGGGTGGCCAGACGATCACCGCCGCGGCCCCGCTCGACGTGCTGCCGATCTACGTCCAGTCGAACTCGATCGTGGCCAACCGCGCGGTGCAGCAGTTCCACGACGAGAAGCCGCTGACCGACCTGGTGCTCGACGCGTGGGTGGACACCGCGGCGAAGTCGACCGTCTACGAGGACGACGGCGCCACCAAGGACCACCAGAAGGGCGAGTTCGACGAGACCGAGTTCTCGGCGACCCGCTCCGGGCAGGACATCACCCTGGAGAAGCGGATGGCCCACGACGGGTACGACTCGACGGTCACGACCGTGACCTGGCGCCTGCACGACGTTCCCGCGCCCAAGGGCGCGACGGCGGCCACCGTGTCCTACGACCCCAACACCAAGATCGCGACGGTGACCGCGCCAGCGGCCGCGACCGCGGTCAAGGTCCACTTCTGA
- a CDS encoding response regulator transcription factor: protein MRTDQIDRARARLRDLARSAQDSSGYRRGVLEVIETLVPWDGAVFVEFDPASHLATAATCVDLDADQCATAFDIELGARDSDGYEQMADAGTAVATLSRRLGDQRGHSARYRELYQPFGLHDELRAVAQSAGSCWGGLSLAREPGRDFTDDDAAAIGAIQGVIAEGLRAMLVRGAVTQPPPTGPAVIILGPDGAVESGTDQALALLARPDQSEPAAFAPAVHAVAARVRASSTGIARARLRGADGTWLVLHAAPLRTDGPGRVVVTIEPARPPEIVTIVAAVIGLSPRETEVLEHLLAGRTSVEIARKLFLSPHTVNDHVRHIFEKTGVHTRQELMTWLFFSHYVDRLNTEPS from the coding sequence GTGCGAACCGACCAGATCGACCGGGCTCGGGCCAGGCTTCGCGACCTCGCCCGCTCTGCGCAGGACTCCTCGGGCTACCGCCGAGGGGTCCTCGAGGTGATCGAGACGTTGGTGCCGTGGGACGGCGCGGTGTTCGTCGAGTTCGACCCGGCCAGCCATCTGGCCACCGCGGCGACGTGCGTGGACCTCGATGCCGACCAGTGCGCGACGGCCTTCGACATCGAGCTCGGCGCGCGCGACAGCGACGGATACGAGCAGATGGCCGACGCGGGCACCGCGGTGGCCACGCTCAGCCGCAGGCTGGGCGATCAGCGCGGCCATAGCGCGCGCTACCGCGAGCTATACCAGCCGTTCGGGTTGCACGACGAACTGCGGGCGGTCGCACAGTCCGCCGGGTCCTGCTGGGGCGGCCTGTCCCTGGCTCGCGAACCCGGACGCGACTTCACCGACGACGACGCGGCCGCCATCGGCGCCATCCAGGGCGTGATCGCCGAGGGCCTGCGGGCGATGCTGGTGCGTGGCGCGGTCACACAGCCGCCGCCCACCGGGCCCGCCGTGATCATCCTCGGACCCGATGGCGCAGTGGAAAGCGGCACAGACCAGGCCCTGGCGCTGCTGGCCCGACCCGACCAGTCCGAGCCCGCCGCCTTCGCACCGGCCGTCCACGCCGTCGCCGCACGGGTACGCGCCAGCTCCACCGGCATCGCCCGAGCCCGGTTGCGCGGCGCCGACGGGACCTGGCTCGTGCTGCACGCCGCACCCCTGCGCACCGACGGCCCTGGGCGCGTCGTGGTGACGATCGAACCCGCCCGGCCCCCCGAGATCGTCACGATCGTCGCCGCGGTCATCGGCCTGAGCCCGCGCGAAACCGAGGTGCTCGAACACCTCCTCGCCGGCCGAACCAGCGTGGAGATCGCCCGCAAACTGTTCCTCAGCCCGCACACCGTGAACGACCACGTGCGGCACATCTTCGAGAAGACCGGCGTGCACACCCGCCAAGAACTGATGACCTGGCTCTTCTTCAGCCACTACGTCGACAGACTGAACACCGAGCCGAGTTAG
- a CDS encoding cupin domain-containing protein, which yields MTTVNDSSEILTNPYQRGPALGVSQWYLGALFTWLARAEDTGGAFALADVHARPGSEPPPHTHTHEDEAMLVISGEITFRAGEQAMPTSAGQLVYLPRGVEHGFTITSPEAHFLLIISPAGLETTFDELSEPAQALIPPEIPDGPPPADLMATVLAAYSAAGVRFSTSVDARSVDAAPLR from the coding sequence ATGACCACCGTGAACGATTCATCCGAGATCCTGACCAACCCGTACCAGCGCGGCCCCGCCCTCGGCGTGTCGCAGTGGTACCTGGGCGCGCTGTTCACCTGGCTCGCCCGCGCCGAGGACACCGGCGGTGCGTTCGCCCTGGCCGACGTGCACGCCCGACCGGGCTCCGAGCCGCCGCCGCACACCCACACCCACGAGGACGAGGCCATGCTCGTGATCAGCGGCGAGATCACGTTCCGCGCGGGCGAACAGGCCATGCCCACCTCCGCGGGCCAGCTCGTGTATCTGCCACGCGGCGTCGAGCACGGCTTCACCATCACCAGCCCGGAAGCGCACTTCCTGCTGATCATCAGCCCCGCCGGGCTGGAGACGACATTCGACGAACTCAGCGAACCGGCCCAGGCGTTGATCCCGCCCGAGATCCCGGACGGGCCACCGCCCGCCGACCTCATGGCCACCGTCCTCGCCGCGTACTCCGCCGCGGGCGTCCGCTTCAGCACCTCGGTCGACGCGCGCTCGGTCGACGCTGCGCCATTACGCTGA
- a CDS encoding alpha-amylase family glycosyl hydrolase, which produces MTKHRDTRARRRWAAAALAGTCGATLALAPSGAAAAPGPDEVGNAKQLAQPSLRSPLTRERIYSLMTDRFENGDPTNDDQASSEAVNEYDPTHKGFYHGGDLKGLTSRLDYIKDLGQTAIWITPPMYNDWLFEGKLPTGETNTTASYHGYWITKFDQVDPHVGTAEDLKELVRQAHARGMKVFFDIVVNHTGDVISYEEGEQQPYRSKTDQPYKDADGKVFDDRDYETAAVFPKLDPETSFPYNPTFRTEADKTVKSPAWLNDPTMYHNRGETTFQGEDSLYGDFFGLDDVFTERPEVVAGMTKIFQDWITQYNIDGYRIDTTRHVNMAFWQQFITGVLDYARANGRPDFYMFGEAAVEDPVELSAYTGEGKYQSVLDFTFQANARNFASKSASAADLATFFQTDDMYTDSDSNAYQLPTFVDNHDRGRIGWMIQADNPGIANSETLRRSQLAHELMYFARGNPVVYYGDEQGFTGDGNDQDAREDMFPSKVSSYNDNDLLGTDATTATSNFDKNHPMYRYLQRLNQLTAEHPALRDGAQVHRHADNGPGVYAFSRIDRDEKVEYVVALNNSETEKTASVPTYSPNAPFVRLYPTPDGTHNTDAAGKLTVTVPPLSAVVYRAAVPLADVNGGKAAATTLDLTQGGKLNGRPFIRATVHGQGFHEVSFAVKVGKNGKWTHVGTDDNPDYKVLYDTKGLADGTEVTFQAITTDSSGRVSVSDKVVHTVDRTAPAPNVFEQP; this is translated from the coding sequence ATGACCAAACACAGAGACACCCGCGCCCGGCGGCGCTGGGCGGCCGCCGCCCTCGCCGGGACGTGCGGCGCGACCCTGGCCCTGGCGCCCTCCGGCGCCGCCGCGGCCCCCGGGCCCGACGAGGTGGGCAACGCCAAGCAACTCGCCCAGCCGAGCCTGCGCAGCCCGCTCACCAGGGAGCGCATCTACTCCCTGATGACCGACCGGTTCGAGAACGGCGACCCGACCAACGACGACCAGGCCAGCAGCGAGGCGGTCAACGAGTACGACCCCACGCACAAGGGCTTCTACCACGGCGGTGACCTCAAAGGACTGACCAGCAGGCTCGACTACATCAAGGACCTCGGCCAGACCGCCATCTGGATCACCCCGCCGATGTACAACGACTGGCTGTTCGAGGGCAAGCTGCCCACCGGCGAAACCAACACCACCGCGTCCTACCACGGGTACTGGATCACCAAGTTCGACCAGGTCGACCCGCACGTCGGCACCGCGGAGGACCTCAAGGAACTGGTCCGCCAGGCGCACGCCCGCGGGATGAAGGTCTTCTTCGACATCGTGGTGAACCACACCGGCGACGTCATCAGCTACGAGGAAGGGGAGCAGCAGCCCTACCGGTCCAAGACCGACCAGCCGTACAAGGACGCCGACGGCAAGGTGTTCGACGACCGCGACTACGAGACCGCGGCGGTCTTCCCGAAGCTGGACCCCGAAACCAGCTTCCCCTACAACCCGACGTTCCGCACCGAGGCGGACAAGACGGTCAAGTCGCCCGCGTGGCTCAACGACCCGACGATGTACCACAACCGCGGCGAGACCACGTTCCAAGGCGAGGACTCGCTCTACGGCGACTTCTTCGGCCTCGACGACGTGTTCACCGAGCGGCCCGAGGTCGTCGCCGGGATGACGAAGATCTTCCAGGACTGGATCACCCAGTACAACATCGACGGGTACCGGATCGACACCACCCGCCACGTCAACATGGCGTTCTGGCAGCAGTTCATCACCGGGGTGCTGGACTACGCCAGGGCCAACGGCAGGCCGGACTTCTACATGTTCGGCGAGGCCGCGGTGGAGGACCCCGTCGAGCTGTCGGCCTACACCGGTGAGGGCAAGTACCAGTCCGTGCTGGACTTCACCTTCCAGGCCAACGCGCGGAACTTCGCGTCCAAGTCGGCGTCGGCGGCGGACCTCGCCACCTTCTTCCAGACCGACGACATGTACACCGACAGCGACTCCAACGCCTACCAGTTGCCCACGTTCGTCGACAACCACGACCGCGGGCGCATCGGCTGGATGATCCAGGCCGACAACCCGGGCATCGCGAACTCCGAGACGCTACGGCGGTCGCAACTGGCGCACGAGCTGATGTACTTCGCCCGGGGCAACCCGGTGGTGTACTACGGCGACGAGCAGGGCTTCACCGGCGACGGCAACGACCAGGACGCCCGCGAGGACATGTTCCCCAGCAAGGTAAGCAGCTACAACGACAACGACCTGCTGGGCACGGACGCGACCACCGCGACGTCCAACTTCGACAAGAACCACCCGATGTACCGGTACCTGCAGCGGCTCAACCAGCTCACCGCTGAGCACCCCGCCCTGCGCGACGGTGCGCAGGTCCACCGGCACGCCGACAACGGTCCCGGCGTCTACGCCTTCTCCCGCATCGACCGCGACGAGAAGGTGGAGTACGTGGTCGCGCTGAACAACAGCGAGACCGAGAAGACCGCCAGTGTCCCGACGTACTCGCCGAACGCGCCGTTCGTCCGCCTGTACCCGACCCCGGACGGCACGCACAACACCGACGCGGCGGGCAAGCTCACCGTGACCGTCCCGCCGCTGTCGGCGGTCGTGTACCGGGCGGCCGTGCCACTGGCCGACGTCAACGGCGGCAAGGCGGCCGCGACCACGCTGGACCTCACCCAGGGCGGCAAGCTCAACGGGCGGCCGTTCATCCGGGCGACCGTGCACGGCCAGGGTTTCCACGAGGTCAGCTTCGCTGTCAAGGTCGGCAAGAACGGCAAGTGGACGCACGTCGGAACCGACGACAACCCGGACTACAAGGTGCTCTATGACACCAAGGGGCTTGCCGACGGCACCGAGGTGACCTTCCAGGCCATCACCACCGACAGCTCGGGAAGGGTGTCGGTGTCCGACAAGGTCGTCCACACCGTCGACCGCACCGCGCCCGCGCCCAACGTCTTCGAACAGCCGTAG
- a CDS encoding LacI family DNA-binding transcriptional regulator, giving the protein MTLSIRMADIARAAGVSITTVSHVVNGTRSVAPATRARVHESMRLLGYARDVGARPARAATRAIGLAMTATASDAYWVDLIRGASAAAEAAGLGLVVVDTRDDPRHEASAVATLLDRGVDGLIVAPAHGWRDLPCPVLRDVPVPFVVVDRFCELPVDQVGVENEASAAAVVDHLLAIGHTRIAMIAGLRGLSTSEERVRGYELAHKIRQVPTDVALLACGESSYEGGRKAMLDLLEMNPPPTAVFAANNNMVIGAIAALRAAGVHVPQEMAVVGFDDFPWADYFDPGLTTVAQPAGTIGARAAQLLLRRLDDDAAPWQVNRYPAEIMHRSSCGCGLPRALAPLAV; this is encoded by the coding sequence ATGACCCTCTCGATCAGGATGGCCGACATCGCCCGCGCCGCCGGGGTGTCGATCACGACTGTCTCGCATGTGGTCAACGGGACCAGGTCCGTCGCGCCCGCCACCCGGGCCAGGGTGCACGAGTCGATGCGGCTGCTCGGCTACGCCCGTGACGTCGGCGCCCGGCCCGCCAGGGCGGCGACCAGGGCCATCGGCCTGGCAATGACGGCGACCGCGTCGGACGCGTACTGGGTCGACCTGATCCGCGGCGCGAGCGCCGCCGCCGAGGCGGCGGGACTCGGCCTGGTCGTGGTCGACACCCGGGACGACCCCCGGCACGAGGCGTCGGCGGTGGCGACCCTGCTCGACCGTGGCGTCGACGGGCTGATCGTCGCGCCCGCGCACGGCTGGCGGGACCTGCCGTGCCCGGTCCTGCGCGACGTGCCGGTGCCGTTCGTCGTGGTCGACCGGTTCTGCGAGCTGCCGGTCGACCAGGTCGGTGTCGAGAACGAGGCGTCGGCGGCCGCGGTGGTCGACCACCTGCTCGCCATCGGGCACACCAGGATCGCCATGATCGCGGGACTGCGCGGGCTGTCCACGAGCGAGGAACGCGTGCGCGGCTACGAACTGGCCCACAAGATCCGGCAGGTGCCGACCGACGTCGCGCTGCTGGCCTGCGGCGAGTCCAGCTACGAGGGCGGGCGCAAGGCGATGCTGGACCTGCTGGAGATGAACCCGCCGCCCACGGCGGTCTTCGCCGCGAACAACAACATGGTCATCGGCGCGATCGCCGCGCTGCGCGCCGCCGGTGTGCACGTGCCGCAGGAAATGGCGGTGGTCGGGTTCGACGACTTCCCGTGGGCGGACTACTTCGACCCCGGTTTGACCACCGTCGCCCAGCCCGCCGGGACGATCGGGGCCAGGGCCGCCCAGCTGCTGCTGCGGCGCCTCGACGACGACGCCGCGCCGTGGCAGGTCAACCGGTACCCCGCCGAGATCATGCACCGGTCGAGCTGCGGCTGCGGTCTGCCGCGCGCCCTTGCGCCTTTGGCGGTATGA
- a CDS encoding ABC transporter ATP-binding protein: MATVTYEAATCQYDSADQPAVDALDLAIQDGEFLVMVGPSGCGKSTSLRMLAGLEPVRSGSIRIDGREVTGLAAKDRDIAMVFQNYALYPHMTVAENMGFALRIAGVPRAERDQRVAEAARLLDLTDYLHRKPKALSGGQRQRVAMGRAIVRSPKVFCMDEPLSNLDAKLRVQTRAQIAALQRRLAVTTVYVTHDQVEAMTMGDRVAVLREGVLQQCGAPRELYDTPANVFVAGFIGSPAMNLCECPVIDGRAVIAGTAEIPVPRSPGRAGTVTIGFRPESLDLVTGATRQAFPVTVELVEELGADAFLYGRATAGGPQVVARVDPRTPPRPGSKVWLALRPGSAHFFDTVSGERWR; this comes from the coding sequence ATGGCGACCGTGACCTATGAGGCAGCCACCTGCCAGTACGACAGCGCCGACCAGCCCGCGGTGGACGCGCTGGACCTGGCGATCCAGGACGGTGAGTTCCTGGTCATGGTCGGCCCGTCCGGGTGCGGCAAGTCCACCTCGCTGCGGATGCTCGCCGGGCTGGAGCCGGTGCGCTCCGGCAGCATCCGCATCGACGGCCGCGAGGTGACCGGGCTGGCGGCCAAGGACCGGGACATCGCCATGGTGTTCCAGAACTACGCGCTCTACCCGCACATGACCGTCGCGGAGAACATGGGTTTCGCGCTGCGCATCGCGGGCGTGCCGCGCGCCGAGCGCGACCAGCGGGTCGCCGAGGCGGCGCGGCTGCTCGACCTGACCGACTACCTGCACCGCAAACCCAAGGCCCTGTCCGGCGGACAGCGCCAGCGGGTGGCCATGGGGCGCGCCATCGTCCGCTCGCCCAAGGTGTTCTGCATGGACGAGCCACTGTCCAATCTGGACGCGAAGCTGCGCGTGCAGACCCGCGCGCAGATCGCCGCGCTGCAGCGCAGGCTCGCGGTGACCACGGTGTACGTCACCCATGACCAAGTCGAGGCGATGACCATGGGCGACCGCGTCGCGGTCCTGCGGGAGGGCGTCCTGCAGCAGTGCGGCGCGCCGCGCGAGCTCTACGACACCCCGGCGAACGTGTTCGTGGCGGGGTTCATCGGCTCGCCCGCGATGAACCTGTGCGAGTGCCCGGTCATCGACGGCCGCGCGGTCATCGCGGGAACCGCCGAGATCCCGGTGCCGCGTTCGCCGGGCCGCGCGGGGACGGTGACCATCGGTTTCCGCCCGGAATCACTGGACCTGGTCACCGGCGCCACCCGGCAGGCGTTCCCCGTCACCGTCGAGCTCGTGGAGGAACTCGGCGCGGACGCGTTCCTCTACGGCCGTGCCACCGCGGGCGGCCCGCAGGTCGTCGCCCGGGTCGACCCGCGCACCCCGCCGCGGCCGGGATCCAAGGTGTGGCTGGCACTTCGGCCGGGCTCGGCGCACTTCTTCGACACCGTCAGTGGGGAACGATGGCGATGA
- a CDS encoding ATP-binding protein, with amino-acid sequence MQPTETLAGDTAGQVTRSAGSLPEQPSSYVGRRAETQEVRRLLGQSRLVTLTGPGGVGKTRLATQAARAARGAFADGAAFVGLAELADPELLVSAVSAALGLGNQSTRPPVDLLVEQLRRRRMLVVLDNCEHLQPACAALAHALIVGCPKLVLLATSRQSLGVDGERVLTVPPLDVPADTRNLTDSDSVRLLVERAVAVVPGFAVTPVNADDVRRVCQAVEGVPLAIELAAVRLRSLSVGQLADRLHERFTLLSAGRRAGPERHGTLRALLGWSHELCTEQERLLWARATVFAGSFDLRAAEAVCAGAGLSAADVLDTLDGLLDKSILQREEHDGTARYRMLEMVRQYGQDQLSTGELDRLRRGHRDFYLSVAQRFEADWFGPRQHAWLARLRTEHANLGAAMDFSATSPDEATLGLRLLNAITQYWFTRGLLVEARHRFAVLFKAAPDDAPDRAGGLWMSAFLALLHQDRPAYDELIEQAEAAAEASGEPMAMTYVRLVRAHVPFFDNDLPLAAELFGAVARDFGAAGEVYGELWALRHHGLALGVSGDLDRGRQVLAAVERRHADQGEVMWRSWVLYMWSATEYLVGDYRRALELSRQALRTQGPDGIRVLIGLIFNIITACQVRTGRLTDAVRLAGAAGTVWQEVGGDPTSYGIFADHVAVNTRIVTERLDQDTIVEEISRGRLLSPAEAIAFALDEKSAAQPGVRPKTGPLTKREAEIADLVAEGLTNQEIADRLVISRRTAETHVDHILTKLEVHNRAQIASWVAARRPPAERD; translated from the coding sequence GTGCAGCCGACGGAGACGCTCGCCGGGGATACCGCTGGTCAAGTGACGCGTTCGGCGGGCTCGCTTCCCGAGCAGCCAAGCTCCTATGTCGGCCGTCGGGCGGAGACCCAGGAGGTCAGGCGGCTGCTGGGCCAGTCCCGGCTGGTGACGCTGACCGGCCCGGGTGGGGTCGGCAAGACCCGGTTGGCCACGCAGGCCGCGCGCGCGGCGCGCGGCGCCTTCGCCGATGGGGCGGCGTTCGTCGGCCTGGCCGAGTTGGCGGACCCGGAGCTCCTGGTCAGCGCGGTCTCCGCGGCACTGGGGTTGGGCAACCAGTCCACGCGTCCGCCGGTCGACCTGCTGGTCGAGCAGTTGCGGCGACGCCGGATGCTGGTGGTGCTGGACAACTGCGAGCACCTTCAGCCCGCGTGCGCGGCCCTGGCGCACGCGCTGATCGTCGGCTGCCCGAAGCTGGTGCTGCTGGCCACCAGCAGGCAGTCGCTCGGGGTCGACGGTGAACGGGTGCTGACCGTGCCGCCACTGGACGTGCCCGCCGACACGCGGAATCTGACCGACTCCGACTCCGTGCGGCTGCTCGTGGAGCGGGCGGTAGCGGTGGTGCCCGGGTTCGCCGTCACACCGGTGAACGCCGACGACGTGCGACGCGTGTGCCAGGCGGTGGAGGGCGTGCCGCTGGCCATCGAACTGGCCGCGGTCCGGCTGCGATCGTTGTCGGTGGGTCAGCTTGCCGACCGGCTCCACGAGCGGTTCACGCTGCTGAGCGCGGGCAGGCGGGCGGGCCCCGAACGGCACGGCACGCTGCGCGCGCTGCTTGGCTGGAGCCATGAGCTGTGCACCGAGCAGGAGCGTCTGCTGTGGGCCAGGGCCACGGTGTTCGCGGGCAGTTTCGACCTGCGCGCCGCCGAGGCGGTCTGCGCCGGAGCAGGTCTGTCCGCCGCCGACGTGCTGGACACACTCGACGGGCTGCTGGACAAGTCGATCCTGCAGCGTGAGGAGCACGACGGCACGGCCCGGTACCGGATGCTGGAAATGGTGCGGCAGTACGGCCAGGACCAGTTGTCCACCGGAGAGCTGGACCGTCTTCGCCGCGGGCATCGGGACTTCTACCTGTCGGTCGCGCAGCGGTTCGAGGCCGACTGGTTCGGTCCGCGGCAGCACGCCTGGCTCGCGCGGTTGCGGACGGAGCACGCGAACCTCGGCGCGGCGATGGATTTCTCCGCGACCTCTCCGGACGAGGCGACTCTGGGTCTGCGGCTGCTCAACGCGATCACGCAGTACTGGTTCACCCGGGGCCTGCTCGTCGAGGCGCGGCACCGGTTCGCCGTGCTTTTCAAGGCCGCGCCCGACGACGCTCCCGACCGGGCGGGAGGCTTGTGGATGTCGGCGTTCCTGGCGCTGCTGCACCAGGACCGGCCCGCCTACGACGAGTTGATCGAGCAGGCCGAGGCGGCCGCTGAGGCGTCCGGTGAGCCGATGGCGATGACCTACGTCCGCCTGGTGCGGGCCCACGTCCCCTTCTTCGACAACGACCTGCCGCTCGCGGCCGAGCTGTTCGGTGCCGTGGCGCGTGACTTCGGGGCCGCGGGCGAGGTCTACGGCGAGTTGTGGGCGCTGCGGCACCACGGCCTCGCCCTCGGCGTCAGCGGTGACCTCGACCGCGGCAGGCAGGTGTTGGCGGCGGTCGAGCGGCGACACGCCGACCAGGGCGAGGTCATGTGGCGGTCCTGGGTGCTCTACATGTGGAGCGCGACCGAATACCTGGTCGGCGACTACCGGCGCGCCCTGGAACTGAGCCGCCAGGCGTTGCGGACGCAGGGCCCGGATGGCATCAGAGTGCTGATCGGACTCATCTTCAACATCATCACCGCCTGCCAGGTGCGCACCGGCAGGCTGACTGACGCCGTCCGCCTGGCCGGTGCGGCGGGCACCGTGTGGCAGGAAGTCGGTGGGGATCCGACGTCCTACGGGATCTTCGCCGACCATGTCGCCGTCAACACCCGGATCGTCACCGAGCGGCTCGACCAGGACACCATCGTCGAGGAGATCAGCCGGGGCCGCCTGCTTTCGCCCGCCGAGGCCATCGCCTTCGCGCTCGACGAGAAATCCGCCGCCCAGCCGGGCGTGCGACCCAAAACCGGCCCGCTCACCAAGCGGGAGGCCGAGATCGCCGACCTCGTCGCGGAGGGCCTGACGAACCAGGAGATCGCCGACCGCCTGGTGATCTCCCGCCGCACCGCCGAGACCCACGTCGACCACATCCTGACCAAGCTGGAAGTGCACAACCGCGCGCAGATCGCGTCCTGGGTCGCCGCCCGCAGGCCCCCGGCGGAACGCGACTGA